The following proteins come from a genomic window of Alnus glutinosa chromosome 10, dhAlnGlut1.1, whole genome shotgun sequence:
- the LOC133879285 gene encoding cation/H(+) antiporter 28, giving the protein MEENNGLDDPCEGRLSAIFARAAKHVFGFFLMVVLCNLTHYFLRPFSQPRITSDTLVGLLIGNLGIVHSLFDRAAAQVLRFIIDFGMICYMFVLGIEMDPYVLLRAPTREAKVAYAGVLSTFIMACSITPFLNFPEKNKTLCILALSTSLSSTASPVLTRLITSCKIGKSDIGRLVIAAGMHSDFISTLLLSIGYIVFPIRGSKEPSRKIGRPREIIEMSSALVLQILVSAKVSPVVMNWVNNENPPGKPMKGTHLVLSIAFMVLVCSCSTVYGYSSVLSAFVAGIFFPSDGRVSKWVIGKVNYLLTTIFFPIFFIWMGFEADFREFEPKHMGTWGRLLLLFVIPTVGKVVGTLVSGVLLGFHWPESVALGLLLSTKGHFQIYMAIAARSFGLTSTSTSIVMVIAVFFTVVHTPSVVAHIIKRARKRAPTQRMALQWLDPANELRILLCVHGPQNVPAAINFMEISRSTAEPGTVVFVTDIIELTDEIAATLVQGDGVDTVTVTDKCVTEMRDQVTTAVQAYVDQNAEGLKLRRMLALSTFNGMASDICILAEELMLTLIILPFHKSQRADGTLDTGHSGFRYVNRKVLRSAPCSVGILVDRGLGLIEKISRSYVSLNVAVIFIAGKDDREALAYAGRVARHPGVKLTVIRFLVETNSENTSQRAGNYRVNIAEQEEEMKLDDECFAEFYERHVAGGHVAYTEKHHANSAETYSTLRSLEGHYALIIVGRGGRVNSPLTVGMNDWEQCPELGPIGDVLSGSDFSVKTSVLIIQQHSVRGVLDGLEDDFSIM; this is encoded by the exons atggaagaaaataatGGTTTAGATGACCCATGTGAGGGCAGGCTATCAGCAATATTTGCAAGAGCAGCAAAACACGTATTCGGCTTCTTCTTAATGGTGGTTCTTTGCAATCTCACGCACTACTTTCTAAGGCCCTTTTCACAGCCACGCATCACCTCCGATACCCTT GTGGGGCTGCTGATTGGAAACTTAGGCATTGTACACAGCTTATTTGATAGAGCAGCAGCTCAAGTTCTGCGTTTCATCATCGATTTCGGCATGATATGCTACATGTTTGTGTTAGGCATAGAAATGGATCCGTATGTACTCCTGAGAGCACCAACTCGGGAAGCTAAAGTAGCCTACGCCGGAGTTCTCTCCACCTTCATCATGGCCTGTTCCATAACCCCATTTCTCAACTTCCCAGAGAAAAACAAGACGCTCTGCATCCTCGCCCTCTCCACTTCCCTCTCCAGCACAGCCTCCCCTGTTCTCACCCGCCTGATAACCAGCTGCAAAATCGGGAAATCGGACATCGGCCGCCTCGTGATTGCGGCCGGAATGCACTCCGATTTCATATCCACTCTTCTCCTTTCCATTGGCTACATTGTATTTCCAATAAGAGGAAGTAAAGAACCTTCACGAAAGATCGGTCGGCCTCGAGAGATCATAGAGATGAGTTCTGCTCTGGTTCTGCAGATATTGGTATCTGCAAAAGTTTCTCCAGTTGTTATGAACTGGGTTAACAATGAGAACCCTCCAGGGAAACCCATGAAAGGCACACATCTAGTTCTGTCAATTGCTTTCATGGTGTTGGTTTGCAGCTGCTCCACTGTATACGGATACAGCTCTGTTCTAAGCGCGTTTGTGGCCGGGATTTTCTTTCCTAGCGACGGGAGAGTCTCCAAATGG GTAATTGGCAAGGTCAACTACTTGTTAACTACCATTTTCTTTCCcatatttttcatttggatGGGGTTTGAAGCTGATTTCCGCGAGTTTGAACCTAAACATATGGGAACCTGGGGAAGGTTACTTCTGCTCTTTGTCATTCCAACGGTGGGGAAAGTCGTCGGAACTTTGGTTTCTGGGGTGCTCCTCGGGTTCCACTGGCCGGAATCTGTTGCACTTGGGCTGCTTCTATCGACAAAGGgccattttcaaatttatatggCTATTGCTGCTAGATCA TTTGGTCTCACATCTACATCAACCAGCATTGTGATGGTGATTGCAGTCTTTTTCACTGTTGTCCACACCCCATCAGTAGTGGCACATATCATCAAACGTGCAAGAAAACGAGCACCAACACAAAGAATGGCACTTCAATGGCTTGACCCTGCAAATGAACTCCGGATCTTGCTATGTGTTCATGGACCTCAAAACGTGCCTGCTGCCATTAACTTCATGGAGATTTCTCGCAGCACAGCCGAGCCTGGAACTGTTGTATTTGTCACCGACATTATCGAACTCACCGATGAAATAGCCGCCACGCTCGTGCAAGGCGACGGAGTGGACACGGTGACGGTGACAGACAAGTGTGTGACGGAGATGAGAGATCAAGTCACCACTGCAGTTCAAGCCTATGTGGACCAGAATGCTGAGGGTCTCAAACTCAGACGAATGCTTGCACTCTCCACATTCAATGGCATGGCCTCAGACATCTGTATTTTGGCAGAAGAGTTGATGTTAACACTCATCATCTTGCCATTTCACAAGAGCCAGCGTGCAGATGGAACATTGGATACAGGCCATTCAGGGTTCCGATACGTAAACCGCAAG GTGCTTAGGAGTGCCCCATGCTCAGTGGGAATTCTAGTGGACAGAGGCCTTGGACTGATAGAAAAAATATCAAGATCATATGTGTCTCTCAACGTTGCTGTTATTTTCATTGCTGGCAAAGATGACAGAGAAGCCCTAGCCTATGCCGGCCGTGTAGCACGGCATCCCGGAGTAAAGCTGACGGTGATAAGATTCTTAGTGGAAACCAATTCGGAGAACACGAGCCAAAGAGCTGGCAACTACAGGGTCAACATTGCGGAGCAGGAAGAGGAGATGAAGCTTGATGATGAGTGTTTTGCAGAGTTTTATGAAAGGCATGTTGCAGGAGGGCATGTTGCTTACACAGAGAAGCATCATGCAAATTCAGCTGAGACTTATTCTACTTTGAGGTCATTGGAAGGGCACTATGCACTCATCATTGTAGGAAGGGGGGGAAGGGTGAACTCACCGCTGACAGTGGGCATGAATGATTGGGAGCAGTGTCCAGAATTGGGTCCAATAGGTGATGTTCTTTCAGGGTCTGATTTCTCAGTGAAAACCTCTGTTTTGATCATCCAACAACACAGTGTAAGAGGAGTGCTAGATGGGCTTGAAGATGACTTCTCTATCATGTAA